A window from Gymnogyps californianus isolate 813 chromosome 27, ASM1813914v2, whole genome shotgun sequence encodes these proteins:
- the LOC127026168 gene encoding membrane cofactor protein-like isoform X1, with product MKSFPVGTVVSYICRPGYIEILGKPSTRRCLEDSQWSPIEQFCTERKCKHPGKLEHGFTNVTDLTFGSKATFSCEGGFRLRGTNEISCVIKDKVVNWNRDLPFCERIPCEPPPDIANGRYTAAADYVYQTSVTYTCDEVPKGADPFSLIGPPTIFCTYDAHLNGVWSEPPPQCRVVKCDNPKVENGRKISGFGSSYSYRDSVVFECDPGYFMIGPEVITCGENNTWSPPKPTCEKSVCHAPKITHGVVIPEKAIYEEGESVQIKCSAYYTFPDGAAEVTVTCQGQETWSSLQNSACEPESSASTPDISYGRVIDGQKPSYSVGDFITIECYAGYTLHGEARIQYIGENQWIPGVPACQLSPYITAIICVIVAIVVFLAAFWVYKKFFSQNGKRDSTPCTAEYKICKA from the exons ATGAAGAGCTTTCCTGTTGGAACCGTGGTGTCGTACATCTGCCGGCCGGGGTATATAGAAATCCTCGGAAAACCATCAACTCGTAGATGTCTTGAAGACTCACAGTGGTCACCCATAGAGCAGTTCTGTACAG agagaaaatgtaaacatCCAGGAAAATTAGAACATGGTTTTACTAATGTGACAGATCTTACATTTGGTTCAAAAGCTACTTTTTCTTGTGAAGGAGG ATTCAGATTACGTGGAACTAATGAAATTTCCTGTGTAATTAAGGATAAAGTTGTTAACTGGAATAGAGATCTTCCTTTCTGTGAAA GAATTCCTTGTGAACCACCTCCAGACATAGCCAATGGGCGCTACACTGCAGCAGCTGACTATGTTTATCAAACATCAGTAACCTATACATGTGATGAGGTACCAAAAGGCGCGGATCCCTTCTCACTTATTGGCCCACCTACTATTTTCTGCACGTATGATGCGCACTTAAATGGAGTTTGGAGTGAACCACCTCCACAATGTAGAG TGGTCAAATGTGATAACCCGAAGgttgaaaatggaagaaaaatatctggatTTGGATCTTCCTATAGCTATAGGGACTCAGTCGTGTTTGAGTGTGATCCAGGCTATTTCATGATCGGACCGGAGGTAATTACCTGTGGAGAAAATAACACCTGGTCTCCTCCAAAACCAACTTGTGAAAAAA GTGTATGTCATGCCCCAAAGATCACACATGGAGTAGTGATTCCAGAGAAAGCTATCTATGAAGAAGGAGAGTCTGTTCAGATAAAGTGCAGTGCTTACTATACTTTTCCTGATGGCGCTGCAGAGGTGACAGTAACTTGTCAAGGACAGGAGACATGGAGTTCTTTACAAAACTCTGCAT GTGAGCCTGAAAGTTCTGCTTCCACTCCAGACATAAGTTACGGTAGAGTAATTGATGGACAAAAACCTTCGTATTCTGTCGGGGATTTTATTACGATTGAATGTTATGCAGGCTACACGTTACATGGTGAAGCTCGTATTCAGTATATTGGAGAAAACCAATGGATTCCTGGAGTGCCAGCTTGCCAGTTAA GTCCGTATATTACGGCCATCATCTGTG TGATTGTGGCAATTGTGGTGTTCCTGGCAGCCTTCTGGGTCTATAAGAAATTCTTTTCACAAAATGG gAAACGTGACAGCACTCCATGTACTGCCGAATATAAGATCTGTAAAGCATGA
- the LOC127026168 gene encoding membrane cofactor protein-like isoform X2: MKSFPVGTVVSYICRPGYIEILGKPSTRRCLEDSQWSPIEQFCTERKCKHPGKLEHGFTNVTDLTFGSKATFSCEGGFRLRGTNEISCVIKDKVVNWNRDLPFCERIPCEPPPDIANGRYTAAADYVYQTSVTYTCDEVPKGADPFSLIGPPTIFCTYDAHLNGVWSEPPPQCRVVKCDNPKVENGRKISGFGSSYSYRDSVVFECDPGYFMIGPEVITCGENNTWSPPKPTCEKITEGVCHAPKITHGVVIPEKAIYEEGESVQIKCSAYYTFPDGAAEVTVTCQGQETWSSLQNSACEPESSASTPDISYGRVIDGQKPSYSVGDFITIECYAGYTLHGEARIQYIGENQWIPGVPACQLSPYITAIICVIVAIVVFLAAFWVYKKFFSQNGKRDSTPCTAEYKICKA; encoded by the exons ATGAAGAGCTTTCCTGTTGGAACCGTGGTGTCGTACATCTGCCGGCCGGGGTATATAGAAATCCTCGGAAAACCATCAACTCGTAGATGTCTTGAAGACTCACAGTGGTCACCCATAGAGCAGTTCTGTACAG agagaaaatgtaaacatCCAGGAAAATTAGAACATGGTTTTACTAATGTGACAGATCTTACATTTGGTTCAAAAGCTACTTTTTCTTGTGAAGGAGG ATTCAGATTACGTGGAACTAATGAAATTTCCTGTGTAATTAAGGATAAAGTTGTTAACTGGAATAGAGATCTTCCTTTCTGTGAAA GAATTCCTTGTGAACCACCTCCAGACATAGCCAATGGGCGCTACACTGCAGCAGCTGACTATGTTTATCAAACATCAGTAACCTATACATGTGATGAGGTACCAAAAGGCGCGGATCCCTTCTCACTTATTGGCCCACCTACTATTTTCTGCACGTATGATGCGCACTTAAATGGAGTTTGGAGTGAACCACCTCCACAATGTAGAG TGGTCAAATGTGATAACCCGAAGgttgaaaatggaagaaaaatatctggatTTGGATCTTCCTATAGCTATAGGGACTCAGTCGTGTTTGAGTGTGATCCAGGCTATTTCATGATCGGACCGGAGGTAATTACCTGTGGAGAAAATAACACCTGGTCTCCTCCAAAACCAACTTGTGAAAAAA TCACTGAAGGTGTATGTCATGCCCCAAAGATCACACATGGAGTAGTGATTCCAGAGAAAGCTATCTATGAAGAAGGAGAGTCTGTTCAGATAAAGTGCAGTGCTTACTATACTTTTCCTGATGGCGCTGCAGAGGTGACAGTAACTTGTCAAGGACAGGAGACATGGAGTTCTTTACAAAACTCTGCAT GTGAGCCTGAAAGTTCTGCTTCCACTCCAGACATAAGTTACGGTAGAGTAATTGATGGACAAAAACCTTCGTATTCTGTCGGGGATTTTATTACGATTGAATGTTATGCAGGCTACACGTTACATGGTGAAGCTCGTATTCAGTATATTGGAGAAAACCAATGGATTCCTGGAGTGCCAGCTTGCCAGTTAA GTCCGTATATTACGGCCATCATCTGTG TGATTGTGGCAATTGTGGTGTTCCTGGCAGCCTTCTGGGTCTATAAGAAATTCTTTTCACAAAATGG gAAACGTGACAGCACTCCATGTACTGCCGAATATAAGATCTGTAAAGCATGA